The sequence below is a genomic window from Synechococcus sp. PCC 7335.
GCAGAAGTTTCGGATGTAGCAAATGCTATTTTTGACGGGACCGATGCGGTGATGCTTTCGAATGAAACAGCTGTCGGTGACTATCCAGTAGAAGCCGTTGCTACGATGGCACGAATTGCGCTCCGGGCCGAACAAGAGCAACAAGTGCGCTCTATTGACGAATTTAACAAAAGTCATACGATTCCGAATGCGATTAGTCAGGCGGTAGGGCAGATTGCGGCTCAGCTAGATGCATCAGCCATCATGACACTGACTAGATCAGGCGCAACCGCACGTAACGTATCAAAGTTCCGACCACGAGCTCCCATTTTGGCGGTAACACCGCTAGTAGATGTTTCTCGGCAGCTTCAGGTAGTTTGGGGAGTGAATCCACTGCTAGTTGTTGATTTGCATTCTTCAGGGCAAACTTTCCAGGCGGCGATGAACGTAGCTCAAGAAGATGGATTGCTTAATGACGGCGATCTCGTGGTGATGACAGCAGGTACGCTACAGGGTGTTTCTGGGTCTACCGACCTGATCAAAGTCGAGGTGGTAACAGCCGTGATTGGCTCTGGTCGAGGCGTTGGCGAAGGCTCCGTGAGCGGTCGAGCCCGCGTCGCCCACGATACAGCAGCAATCAAAGACTTTAATACGGGTGAGATTTTGGTGGTACCACGAACAAGTGCGGACTATGTCGATGCGATTCGTAGAGCAGGTGGCATCGTCACTGAGGATGATAGCTTAACGAGCCATGCGGCGGTGTTGGGTCTGCGACTAGGAATTCCGGTAATTGTCGGGGTAAATAGGGCCACCGAGATCATCCGAAATGGCACCATTGTGACGCTAGATGTAAGTAACGGAGTAGTTTGCTCTGGAACGTTCACCTCACCACAAGAAGAAGTCGCACTAGGTTAGCTAGCTGCCTTTTTTCAGCCTTCGTTTTGAGCCTTTACTGTCTTCGTTTTAAGGCCTTACTTGCCTTCGTTTTGAGGCCTTACTGGGAGAGCAATACTTCGAGACTTGCGTTGCAGTTCTACATAGGATTATCTAGACCACACTGACCATTAGCACGTTAATCTCACGCTATGTCGTCCGGTCTATGTAGCTATCGACCGGACGACATGGCGTGAGGTGATGGTGAACAAATTCCTCAAATACGCTCATCCACAGATTTCTCAGGTTAAAGACACCCAGTGTAAGGAACCGTTGAACTTTTTTCGGCGGGACTCGAACACAATCGGCAGCGGTAGGGCTTCGACAAGCGTTTCTAATCGAACATCGCGACAGGTCTGCAGAACGGTCACCAACAGGCTCAGCAACAGATACTGACGAGCGCTGAGGTGAGACTTGAGCGGAGCTTGATAGCTTTGGAATATCATCGGGTAGATAGGTGGAGTTCGCAAAACTAGCCTATCTTTTCTTCTATCTGGGCTGTTCACGCTTTACTGACACTGGATTGTAGACGTTGTGTCACCCTTTCAGGCTCAACTAATAAAATCCAACATCCAATTCACGATTGAAAAACCGACTGTCTATGTCAATTCTTCAGTCACGCTATAGGCAAAAGTGGTATAAGAACAGGCGATATAAAGTAAAAACAGAAGCAGAATTACGAACTATCTGCGATCGCGCCATATCAACCGTTCATAGAATCACCCCGATGGGTATCCCCTTCTACTAGCCAAATCGTTCATCTTTAACATCAGTTTAAGAGGAATCGATACATGCTACTTTCGACATTTGAACTACTGCTAAAGCCAATTACACCCAACCCAGGCACCGTTGCCGGATCGGATCGCGGCATTCTTCAAGGTTACTTTTTGAACGTTGCCAACCCAACCAACCGTAATTTGCGAATCCGTCTGAGATTCAATGCGACGACTCCATCAATTAATCCAGCAGAACTTCTAGACATACTAGACACAGGAGGTACCAATAATTTTGCCGGAAGTTTAGTTGCGGATGGGCCTAATCGATTTAGATATGATTTTTCACTGAGCGCTGGCGACACAGGCTTATTCATTTTACAGCCCGATATTCTCAATCTCGATCCAGCAACAGATCAAGTAGAAGTCAGAGGCTTTGTCGAAGTCTTTATTGTCGTTCCCTTCTTTTTTGGAAATCCTGCTTCGCTACTCTTGACGCCTGAGCATCGCGGAACATTCTTACCCTCCCCTGGTGGGAATGGAGAATTTGATCAGCTAGCCGTGTCTTTGCCTACCTCCACGGGCGCCAGTCTCATGGAAGTTGACGTTATCTTTGATCCTCCTATCCCTCATATTCCCCTTCCAAATCCTATCCCTATCCCCCTTCCAAATCCTACTACCGTCTCGCCTACAGCATCTGGTCTGGCTGATAGCAACGGCGCTGACAGAGCATCTGTACAGGCAGACTTGCCACAAATTTTGAACGCAATGGCAGAGAGAATCGAATCTATCGAAAATGGCCTGGCGGTCAGTCAAAGCTAGATTTGAGATGACGTAGCTCGTACTCAATCTATTACTGACTATCTGTTCTAAAGAGAACCGTGATAGCAGGGTGAGGAATATCTTTCCTAGCAACTGAGAGATATTCCTTATCTTCTGCTACGCAAAGTTATAGAAGCTAGGACTATGAAAGATTCAATAGCTACGAAACCCTTCAAGTTTCGTTTTTTTCCAACTAGGTTTACCTGGGCGGCTATCCATCCTCGACCGATTGGCGTTGTTTACTTCATTGGAGGTGCTTTCTTCGGCTCTTTCCCAACGCTGTTCTACCGTTTTCTACTGAAAAGTCTCTTCTATAGGGGCTATACAGTTATCGC
It includes:
- the pyk gene encoding pyruvate kinase, producing MTARPALRRTKIVATIGPATQDPDTLRAIIEAGATTLRLNFSHGDKENHRQNIQLIRQISFKLQQPVGILQDLQGPKIRLGQFEEGAIWLSKGDSFILTSRKIPGTQTESSVTYEPLVEEVPEGATILLDDGKVEMKVVGKDIAQRNLKCEVVVGGKLSNSKGVNFPGVYLSIKALTEKDKEDLQFGLNQNVDWVALSFVRNPQDVLEIKEIIQSSTNRRVPVIVKIEKHEAIEQMDAILSLSDGVMVARGDLGVELPAEDVPILQKRLIATANRLGIPVITATQMLDSMVESPRPTRAEVSDVANAIFDGTDAVMLSNETAVGDYPVEAVATMARIALRAEQEQQVRSIDEFNKSHTIPNAISQAVGQIAAQLDASAIMTLTRSGATARNVSKFRPRAPILAVTPLVDVSRQLQVVWGVNPLLVVDLHSSGQTFQAAMNVAQEDGLLNDGDLVVMTAGTLQGVSGSTDLIKVEVVTAVIGSGRGVGEGSVSGRARVAHDTAAIKDFNTGEILVVPRTSADYVDAIRRAGGIVTEDDSLTSHAAVLGLRLGIPVIVGVNRATEIIRNGTIVTLDVSNGVVCSGTFTSPQEEVALG